A window of Dorea formicigenerans contains these coding sequences:
- a CDS encoding sugar transporter — translation MKTKMTLREWLPLIGMTISAFLVNTSEFMPIGLLTDISNEFHMTEAQAGVMITAYSWTVTLLSLPLMLLVCRIQPKKLLLGTLSVFAVCQVLSVISSGFTFLVLSRIGVACAHSIFWAIASPVAVRVVAKEHQSKALSAIITGTSIAMVLGMPLGRMIGLQIGWRMTFLCVAIVSFLVLGYLAFVFPKLEGTESFSVGQLPELFKNARLMSIYVITFLVATGYYTSYSYIEPFLQKVAGLPSNWVTMALMLFGVAGLGGSYLFSRYYDDHRYAFVQTVMIGVVAALLLLYPASVNMYTVILVCAGWGLAIMAFQVSFQAELIGCVSAAASSVAMAIFSGIFNLGIGCGTWFGGTVYTKISLKDIGFAGGVIVAVATLICMARFRVGDKAESAS, via the coding sequence ATGAAGACGAAGATGACTTTACGGGAGTGGCTCCCGTTGATCGGTATGACGATTTCAGCGTTTTTGGTAAATACTTCAGAATTTATGCCGATTGGGCTTTTGACGGATATTTCTAATGAGTTTCATATGACGGAGGCTCAGGCGGGCGTGATGATTACAGCCTATTCCTGGACTGTGACGTTATTGTCGCTGCCTCTGATGTTGTTAGTATGCAGGATACAGCCGAAGAAATTGCTGCTTGGAACGTTAAGTGTGTTTGCGGTATGTCAGGTGTTGTCGGTAATTTCAAGTGGCTTTACATTTCTTGTATTGTCACGTATTGGTGTGGCGTGTGCACATTCCATTTTCTGGGCGATCGCATCACCGGTTGCAGTTCGGGTTGTGGCGAAAGAGCATCAGTCAAAGGCTCTTAGTGCAATTATTACCGGAACGTCAATTGCCATGGTACTTGGAATGCCGCTTGGCCGAATGATCGGACTTCAGATCGGTTGGCGAATGACATTTTTATGTGTGGCGATAGTTTCATTTCTGGTACTTGGCTATCTGGCTTTTGTATTTCCGAAGCTGGAAGGAACAGAATCATTTTCCGTGGGACAGCTTCCGGAGCTTTTCAAAAATGCAAGATTGATGAGCATTTATGTAATTACATTTCTTGTGGCAACCGGATATTATACAAGCTACAGTTATATCGAGCCGTTTTTGCAGAAAGTAGCAGGACTTCCGAGTAACTGGGTAACTATGGCATTGATGTTATTCGGAGTAGCCGGGCTTGGAGGAAGTTATTTGTTCTCAAGATATTATGATGATCATCGGTATGCTTTTGTTCAGACTGTTATGATTGGTGTTGTGGCAGCTCTGCTGCTCTTATATCCAGCTTCTGTCAATATGTATACCGTGATTTTGGTATGTGCTGGATGGGGACTGGCGATTATGGCATTTCAGGTAAGCTTTCAGGCAGAGTTGATTGGTTGTGTCTCTGCGGCTGCATCATCTGTTGCTATGGCAATCTTCTCAGGAATTTTCAATCTGGGAATTGGCTGCGGAACCTGGTTTGGCGGAACAGTGTATACAAAGATTTCGCTGAAAGATATAGGATTTGCAGGTGGAGTGATTGTGGCAGTGGCGACTTTGATCTGCATGGCAAGATTTCGAGTTGGAGATAAAGCAGAAAGCGCATCATAG
- a CDS encoding sodium-dependent transporter — protein sequence MSTNQHNRESFGSRWGFILACIGSAVGMGNIWMFPTRVSLYGGGSFLIPYIFFVALIGFTGVIAEMSFGRATRSGPVDAFGCACETNGKRKLGEALGMIPVLGSLAMAIGYTVVMGWIFKYAIGTLTGSTLAPDNVEEYGNAFGSMASAFGNNGWQIGALIICMLILMLGVGGGIERAGKIMMPLFFCLFVILAVYVAFQPGAIDGYRYIFRVDPEMLASPSTWIFALGQAFFSLSVAGNGTLIYGSYLSDKENIPASAAKVALFDTIAAVLAALVIIPAMATTGAQLNQGGPGLLFIFLPNLIRSMPGGRIIAIIFFAAVFLAGMTSLINLYEAPIATVQEKLHLSRVPACGVIAAIGIIVSLLIQGIVSTWMDILSIYICPLGAGLAGIMFFWVCKKSYVEEQVNKGRERKFTKYFIPVCKYIYVPICFIVLILGIALGGIG from the coding sequence ATGAGTACTAATCAACACAATCGCGAATCTTTTGGCAGTCGTTGGGGCTTTATCCTCGCCTGCATCGGCTCCGCCGTCGGCATGGGAAATATCTGGATGTTTCCAACCAGAGTGTCCCTTTACGGAGGCGGCTCTTTCCTGATTCCTTATATATTTTTTGTTGCCCTCATCGGCTTCACTGGAGTCATTGCAGAAATGAGCTTTGGCCGTGCTACCAGATCTGGTCCGGTCGACGCATTTGGCTGCGCCTGCGAGACAAACGGCAAACGAAAACTCGGAGAAGCCCTTGGCATGATTCCAGTTCTCGGTTCCCTTGCAATGGCAATCGGATACACCGTCGTTATGGGCTGGATTTTCAAATATGCAATCGGTACCCTGACCGGTTCGACTCTTGCCCCAGATAATGTAGAAGAATATGGAAATGCTTTTGGCAGTATGGCTTCTGCATTTGGAAATAATGGATGGCAGATTGGCGCTTTGATTATCTGCATGTTAATCCTCATGCTCGGTGTCGGAGGCGGAATCGAACGTGCCGGTAAAATCATGATGCCGCTTTTCTTCTGCCTGTTTGTTATTCTGGCAGTTTACGTTGCATTCCAGCCGGGAGCCATTGACGGATACCGCTACATTTTCCGGGTGGATCCGGAAATGCTGGCATCTCCGTCTACATGGATATTTGCTCTTGGGCAGGCATTTTTTTCCCTGTCTGTTGCGGGAAATGGAACTCTGATTTATGGTTCCTACCTGTCAGATAAGGAAAATATACCCGCTTCTGCCGCAAAAGTAGCACTTTTTGACACCATCGCCGCAGTCCTTGCAGCCCTGGTCATCATTCCAGCTATGGCAACCACCGGAGCACAGTTAAATCAGGGAGGACCGGGACTATTATTCATCTTCCTGCCGAATCTGATTCGTTCCATGCCGGGAGGCCGGATCATTGCAATCATTTTCTTTGCAGCCGTATTCCTTGCAGGGATGACATCACTGATCAACTTATACGAAGCACCAATTGCAACGGTACAGGAAAAACTACATTTATCCCGCGTACCTGCATGCGGTGTCATTGCAGCAATCGGAATCATCGTTTCACTTCTGATTCAAGGCATCGTCTCCACATGGATGGATATTCTTTCTATATACATTTGTCCACTGGGCGCGGGACTCGCCGGAATCATGTTCTTTTGGGTATGTAAGAAAAGCTACGTCGAAGAACAAGTCAATAAAGGCCGGGAACGGAAATTCACCAAATACTTCATTCCTGTCTGCAAATACATCTATGTACCAATCTGCTTTATCGTACTGATTCTTGGAATCGCACTTGGCGGGATTGGCTAA
- a CDS encoding Fic family protein: MNTSSFIHFLLKHFKIEYTKHERSGIYGFIQVLMAYNSNKIEGSTLTEEQTASLFDTGVLPKSEDYYRAKDVEEMNGHFLMFNKMLDTLDLELTEELIKDFHYELKSGIFEDRANGYAIGDYKKRPNMIGIYETVLPSQVSDEMSQLLAWYNNQDISLEILAEFYARYESIHPFQDGNVPLRYQQQIAA, translated from the coding sequence ATGAATACTTCATCATTTATACACTTTCTATTAAAACACTTCAAAATTGAATATACAAAACATGAGCGTTCTGGGATTTATGGTTTTATCCAAGTTTTAATGGCATATAATTCCAACAAAATCGAAGGAAGTACCCTGACCGAGGAACAGACCGCCTCTCTCTTTGATACCGGAGTCCTCCCAAAATCTGAAGACTATTACCGTGCAAAAGATGTAGAAGAAATGAATGGTCATTTCTTAATGTTCAATAAAATGCTTGATACTCTGGACCTCGAACTCACAGAAGAACTAATTAAAGATTTTCACTATGAGCTAAAAAGCGGGATATTCGAAGATCGCGCAAATGGCTACGCAATCGGCGATTATAAAAAGCGTCCTAACATGATAGGCATATATGAAACAGTACTTCCAAGCCAGGTATCCGATGAAATGTCCCAATTATTAGCCTGGTACAATAATCAGGATATTTCCCTAGAAATACTTGCCGAATTCTATGCCCGCTATGAAAGTATTCACCCATTTCAGGATGGAAATGTACCATTGAGATACCAACAACAAATAGCGGCATAA
- the rlmD gene encoding 23S rRNA (uracil(1939)-C(5))-methyltransferase RlmD — translation MKCNISKKCGGCQFQGIPYKEQLKKKQKKEQSLLGAYGKVCPIIGMENPYYYRNKVHAVFDRDRKGNIISGIYEEGTHRVVPVENCLIEDEKSQEIIRTIRGMLKSFKIRTYDEDTGYGLLRHVLIRRGFSTGEIMVVLVTGSPIFPSKNNFVKALRKAHPEITTVVLNVNDRQTSMVLGDREKPIFGPGFIKDRLCGCMFRISPKSFYQVNPVQTAILYQTAIDYAGLTGKETVIDAYCGIGTIGLIAAKKAGKVIGVELNKDAVKDARINAKENKITNAAFYQGDAGRFMVEMAAKGEKADVVFMDPPRAGSDERFLSSVVKLSPKKVIYISCNPETLARDLKYLTKHHYKVEKIQPVDMFPFCDHCETVCELVRK, via the coding sequence ATGAAATGTAATATATCGAAGAAATGTGGTGGCTGCCAGTTTCAGGGTATTCCTTATAAAGAGCAGCTTAAGAAAAAGCAGAAAAAAGAACAGAGTCTTCTTGGAGCGTACGGGAAGGTCTGTCCAATCATCGGAATGGAGAATCCATATTATTACAGGAATAAAGTGCATGCGGTATTTGACCGTGACCGGAAAGGAAATATTATTTCCGGTATTTACGAAGAAGGAACGCATAGAGTAGTTCCGGTGGAGAATTGCCTGATTGAAGACGAAAAGAGTCAGGAGATTATCCGGACGATTCGTGGAATGTTGAAATCATTTAAAATCCGGACATATGATGAGGACACAGGTTATGGACTTCTGCGTCATGTGCTGATCCGCCGAGGCTTTTCTACAGGAGAGATTATGGTCGTCCTTGTCACAGGTTCACCGATTTTTCCGTCGAAAAATAATTTTGTGAAAGCGCTTAGAAAAGCGCATCCGGAGATTACGACCGTTGTGTTAAATGTAAATGACAGACAGACAAGCATGGTTTTGGGAGACCGGGAAAAGCCGATTTTCGGTCCGGGGTTTATTAAAGACAGATTATGTGGCTGTATGTTTCGTATTTCACCGAAGTCCTTTTATCAGGTCAATCCGGTGCAGACAGCGATTTTATATCAGACTGCCATCGATTATGCCGGCCTGACAGGAAAAGAGACGGTGATTGATGCGTATTGCGGAATTGGAACGATTGGGCTGATTGCTGCGAAGAAAGCCGGTAAGGTGATTGGCGTGGAGCTAAACAAAGATGCAGTAAAAGACGCCAGGATCAATGCAAAAGAGAACAAGATTACGAATGCTGCATTTTATCAGGGAGATGCCGGAAGATTTATGGTTGAGATGGCAGCGAAAGGTGAGAAAGCCGATGTGGTATTTATGGATCCGCCGAGAGCCGGAAGTGATGAGAGATTCTTATCTTCTGTTGTAAAGTTATCTCCGAAGAAAGTCATTTACATTTCCTGCAATCCGGAGACGTTGGCAAGAGATTTGAAATATTTGACAAAGCATCATTATAAGGTGGAAAAGATTCAGCCGGTTGATATGTTCCCGTTCTGCGATCACTGCGAAACTGTGTGTGAATTAGTGCGTAAATAG
- a CDS encoding VaFE repeat-containing surface-anchored protein: MNKILKRLLTGVLTLATVFTALPTTAVHAAETQYWTESEERVGIVEKVMNDGSIGSTFNEGHTTVEGEDAYCIDINTGFKNGYKTRSDASTRMTADQIEDVALSLEYVKQYTKSHTGLSSQHAYLLRQLVVWQRLSVHLGWSCDNVRASYDEISKSVQDEVFAGAKAFVRENKGRYDCYGYIYTGEGQDLGQFFAELAVGNGKIQKSSSNTTVTNGNDCYSLSGATYGVYSDKGCTKSVATLTTNANGNTDTVELRAATYYVKETKAPKGFQLDKNVYTMTVKVNETTTLKVSDKPKVTDTLVELFKIDMEISKATPQGNASLEGAEFVWKYYDGYYTKDNLPSEPTRTWTTKTIAEKDSNNEVHYITRLADSYKVLGDSFYTQNGTICLPLGTITVEEKTAPNGYLLEGAYMQAAGSSEQIKGVYVAQITEDGELAALSGSNQYSVLDKVIRGGVKIQKRDLETKDTKAQGGATLKDTAFEIISLNDNAVLVDGKLYNKNEVVKTIHTGVDGIATTAADTLPYGKYRIEESNAPEGYLTDGAKPIEFEITEDGKIVDLTDEAHSIYNQIKRGDIEGVKIGAGTHKRLANVPFRITGKTTGESHIIVTDANGQFSTSSDWVSHKQNTNAGKTSEDGIWFGTSTPDDSKGALLYDTYTIEELRCDSNKGMTLIPAFDVVVSRNKVVVDLGTLTDEYEPEITIHTTATDKVTGEKSIVAGKNVTIVDTVTLDGLTKGTKYQLKGWQMVKSENAQLLIDGQPVESNYTFTAKKSEMEVEVSYTFNASALGGKDLVTFEELYDLSNPDEPIKVAEHKDIEDEGQTVTIEERVIEIHTNAVDKATGEKMIVAGKEVTVIDTVTLDGLEKGTTYQLKGWQMVKSENAQLLIGGEPVESDYTFTAKDSSMEVQIAFTFNASELAGKDLVTFEELYDLSNPDEPTKVAEHKDIEDEGQTVTITERIITMHTIATDKATGEKTIEVDDKVTIVDTVTLDGLEKGVKYTLKGWEMVKSENAELLVNGKRVENDLTFTAEDSKMEVQIEFIFNASELGGKELVTFEELYDVTNPDNPIKVAEHKDIKDEGQTVTIKEKPESPTTPEEPSTPTKTSDSPKTGDNTPFVALFAMMGISAAGLIFAGYKRFRRVKKSD; the protein is encoded by the coding sequence ATGAATAAGATATTGAAACGATTGCTTACAGGTGTTCTTACTCTCGCAACCGTCTTTACTGCTCTACCCACAACTGCTGTCCATGCTGCGGAAACACAATACTGGACAGAATCGGAGGAACGTGTCGGCATTGTTGAGAAAGTAATGAATGATGGTTCTATCGGCTCTACATTTAATGAGGGGCATACGACCGTTGAGGGCGAGGACGCTTATTGTATCGACATCAACACAGGCTTTAAGAATGGATATAAGACCAGAAGTGACGCAAGTACACGCATGACTGCCGACCAGATAGAGGACGTTGCTTTATCTCTTGAATACGTCAAACAGTATACGAAAAGCCATACAGGATTGAGCAGCCAGCACGCCTACCTTTTAAGACAGCTTGTAGTCTGGCAGAGATTGAGCGTCCATCTTGGGTGGAGCTGTGACAATGTACGAGCTTCCTATGATGAAATCTCAAAATCCGTGCAAGATGAAGTATTCGCCGGAGCGAAAGCCTTTGTAAGAGAAAATAAAGGACGCTATGACTGTTACGGTTATATCTACACTGGTGAGGGGCAGGATTTAGGACAGTTCTTCGCAGAGCTGGCTGTCGGCAATGGCAAGATTCAGAAATCTTCCAGTAATACCACAGTCACAAACGGGAATGACTGCTATTCTCTCTCTGGTGCGACTTATGGTGTCTATTCTGATAAAGGCTGCACGAAATCTGTTGCCACACTTACGACAAATGCCAATGGTAATACGGACACTGTGGAATTAAGAGCTGCGACATACTATGTGAAAGAAACGAAAGCTCCAAAGGGATTCCAGTTAGATAAGAACGTCTATACTATGACGGTCAAGGTTAATGAAACTACGACTTTAAAAGTCAGCGACAAACCAAAAGTCACTGACACTTTGGTTGAGCTTTTCAAGATTGATATGGAAATTTCCAAAGCTACGCCACAGGGTAACGCTTCTTTAGAGGGTGCGGAGTTCGTCTGGAAGTATTATGACGGTTACTATACAAAAGACAATCTTCCATCAGAACCAACACGCACATGGACGACAAAGACAATCGCTGAAAAAGACAGCAACAATGAAGTCCATTACATCACAAGATTAGCCGATTCCTACAAGGTATTGGGTGACAGCTTCTATACACAGAATGGTACTATCTGCTTGCCGCTTGGAACTATCACTGTAGAAGAAAAGACAGCTCCAAACGGTTACTTATTGGAGGGTGCTTATATGCAGGCTGCCGGAAGTTCTGAACAGATAAAAGGTGTCTATGTGGCACAGATTACAGAAGATGGTGAGCTTGCAGCGTTAAGCGGCAGCAACCAGTATTCCGTATTAGACAAGGTTATCCGTGGCGGTGTCAAAATCCAGAAACGTGACCTTGAAACCAAAGATACAAAAGCACAAGGCGGTGCGACTTTGAAAGATACTGCTTTTGAAATCATTTCCTTAAATGATAACGCTGTCTTGGTAGATGGCAAGTTATACAACAAGAATGAAGTCGTCAAAACAATCCATACTGGCGTTGACGGTATCGCTACAACTGCCGCCGATACATTACCATACGGAAAATACCGTATTGAGGAAAGCAACGCCCCAGAGGGATATTTGACGGACGGTGCAAAACCGATTGAATTTGAAATCACAGAAGATGGAAAAATCGTGGATTTAACAGATGAAGCACATTCCATCTACAACCAGATTAAGCGTGGAGATATTGAGGGTGTAAAAATCGGTGCTGGCACTCACAAGCGACTTGCGAATGTTCCCTTTAGGATCACAGGCAAGACGACTGGTGAGAGCCATATCATTGTGACAGACGCAAATGGTCAGTTTTCCACTTCCTCTGATTGGGTATCTCATAAGCAGAATACCAACGCCGGAAAGACCAGTGAGGACGGTATCTGGTTCGGTACTTCCACACCAGACGACAGCAAAGGTGCATTGCTCTATGATACTTACACAATCGAAGAATTACGCTGCGATTCCAACAAAGGAATGACGCTAATTCCGGCATTTGATGTAGTGGTGTCAAGAAATAAAGTAGTCGTGGATTTAGGTACGCTTACAGATGAATACGAGCCAGAAATCACTATCCATACGACTGCCACAGATAAGGTGACAGGTGAAAAATCAATCGTTGCTGGAAAGAACGTGACTATCGTTGATACTGTGACTTTAGATGGTTTGACAAAAGGCACAAAATATCAGTTGAAAGGCTGGCAAATGGTGAAGTCTGAAAACGCACAGCTTTTGATTGACGGTCAACCTGTGGAAAGTAATTACACATTCACTGCGAAAAAATCAGAAATGGAAGTTGAGGTTTCCTATACGTTCAATGCTTCTGCTCTTGGCGGAAAAGACCTTGTGACATTCGAGGAATTGTACGACTTATCCAATCCAGACGAGCCTATCAAAGTGGCAGAACACAAGGACATTGAGGATGAGGGGCAGACCGTGACTATCGAAGAACGAGTGATTGAAATTCATACCAACGCTGTCGACAAAGCCACAGGTGAAAAGATGATTGTTGCTGGTAAAGAGGTAACTGTCATTGATACGGTCACTTTAGATGGCTTGGAAAAAGGTACAACCTATCAGCTCAAAGGCTGGCAGATGGTGAAGTCTGAAAACGCACAGCTTTTGATTGGCGGTGAACCTGTAGAAAGTGACTATACCTTTACTGCAAAAGATTCTAGCATGGAAGTCCAGATTGCCTTTACATTCAATGCCAGTGAGCTTGCAGGAAAAGACCTAGTAACATTCGAGGAATTATACGATTTATCCAATCCAGACGAGCCTACAAAGGTGGCAGAACACAAGGACATTGAGGACGAAGGGCAAACAGTGACGATTACGGAACGTATCATCACTATGCACACAATCGCTACCGATAAGGCAACAGGTGAAAAGACGATTGAAGTAGACGACAAAGTAACTATCGTTGATACGGTCACTTTAGACGGTTTGGAAAAAGGCGTGAAATACACTCTTAAAGGTTGGGAAATGGTGAAGTCTGAAAATGCAGAACTTCTAGTGAATGGTAAGCGTGTAGAAAATGACCTTACCTTTACTGCCGAGGATTCTAAAATGGAGGTTCAGATTGAATTTATATTCAATGCTTCGGAGCTTGGCGGCAAAGAGCTTGTGACCTTTG